From the genome of Chitinispirillales bacterium ANBcel5, one region includes:
- a CDS encoding M20 family metallopeptidase yields MIKNELYEDLKAEVERRFADIVKIRRVLHQNPELSGEEFSTARLVYTTLKEWGFEPRYHLNKTAVSVKIENGDGKTVVLRADMDALPLLEENQVPYCSKNPGVMHACGHDMHTAILLGAADILQNFRQHWKGTLLCLFQPSEEQEPGGAYGLMEQGVFPRNADAVFGLHVSADHPTGTIGIKEGFDYAGVTTFDVTVRGRGGHGATPEKTIDPIVCTASMISALQTLISRELSPFAPAVLTIGSVHAGTKRNIIPDTASFAGTLRSHDSARMEYLIDRISTCLKNTATAFRADCEVEFNRSYPPGYNDPALSQRATEIYSSFFGKESVIERSLATMYAEDFSRYQQCAPGLFIHLGVRPLDRDTMEGIHTPRFLPDESAIKSGMVSHVLFALDNLVI; encoded by the coding sequence ATGATCAAAAATGAGTTGTATGAAGACTTAAAAGCAGAAGTAGAGAGACGTTTTGCTGATATCGTGAAGATCCGAAGAGTGCTGCACCAAAACCCCGAGTTGTCTGGTGAGGAGTTCAGTACAGCCCGCCTGGTTTATACTACTCTCAAAGAGTGGGGTTTTGAGCCGCGGTACCATCTGAATAAAACAGCGGTTTCGGTGAAGATTGAAAACGGGGATGGTAAAACGGTGGTGCTCAGAGCGGACATGGACGCGCTGCCCCTTTTGGAAGAAAATCAGGTGCCGTATTGTTCAAAAAATCCGGGGGTGATGCATGCCTGCGGCCACGATATGCATACCGCGATCCTTCTTGGAGCAGCTGATATACTGCAAAACTTTAGGCAGCACTGGAAGGGAACCCTGCTTTGTCTGTTTCAGCCCTCAGAGGAACAGGAGCCCGGGGGAGCATACGGATTAATGGAACAGGGGGTATTTCCCAGGAATGCAGACGCAGTATTTGGCCTTCATGTAAGCGCAGATCACCCAACAGGTACTATCGGCATAAAAGAGGGCTTTGACTATGCTGGTGTTACCACCTTTGATGTTACAGTACGGGGCAGGGGGGGGCATGGAGCAACACCCGAAAAAACTATCGACCCGATTGTATGTACCGCCTCTATGATTTCGGCTCTTCAAACCCTCATAAGCCGGGAACTTTCGCCCTTCGCTCCTGCGGTTTTAACGATAGGGTCAGTTCATGCGGGTACCAAACGTAATATCATCCCCGATACTGCCAGCTTTGCCGGTACGCTTCGTTCTCATGATTCAGCCAGAATGGAGTACCTGATAGATCGAATCTCCACCTGTTTGAAAAATACGGCCACAGCGTTCAGGGCAGATTGTGAAGTTGAGTTTAACAGGTCATATCCACCGGGGTATAATGACCCCGCGCTTTCACAAAGGGCCACGGAAATTTACTCTTCCTTTTTTGGAAAAGAGAGTGTAATTGAGCGTTCGCTGGCAACGATGTATGCCGAAGATTTTTCACGGTATCAGCAATGTGCACCGGGTCTTTTCATCCACCTTGGGGTAAGACCTCTGGATCGTGACACTATGGAAGGTATCCATACCCCTCGTTTTCTGCCTGATGAATCTGCCATAAAAAGCGGTATGGTTTCTCACGTGCTTTTTGCTTTGGATAATCTCGTTATTTAA